The genomic DNA TGTGGGAGCTGGCTTGCCTGCGATAGCATCACTGCGGTGCAACTGACATACCGAGCTGTCTGCATCGCAGGCAAGCCAGCTCCCACATTTTATTTATGGGTGCCCAGCCACTCCAGCGCCGTACGCCACACACAAATCCCCAGGAAATACGCCGACATCAGCGACCACAATCCAAATGTCCACGGGTTGGTATTCGGGTAATCCACCACCATCAAAAAGCTGCACAGCAACCAGATGGTGGTCACCGCGATGTTGATCGGCATGAAGCGCTTGACCCGAAACGGGTGTAAAAACTTCATTGGCGTGACGGTCAGCAGCGCCAGGCCGATCACGGTTGCCAACGTTACCCAGGCTTCAGGCTGGATGATGTACACGCACAAGGCGACCACATTCCATGCCGCCGGAAAGCCGACGAAGTAGTTGTCCTTGCTCTTCATGTTCACATTGCAGAAGCAGAACAGCGAGGACACCAGGATCACCGACACGGTAAACAGGTGGGTAAAGTCCGGCAGGTCGATATAGCGGTAGATAAACAGCGCAGGGATGAACACGTAGGTCAGGTAGTCGATCACCAGGTCCAGCACCGAGCCGTCGAAGCTGGGCAAGACCGTGCTGACATTGACCCGCCGCGCGAGGGAACCGTCGACGCCATCGACCACCAGCGCCAGGCCCAGCCACAACAGGCAGGCCTTGGGCGAGTTTTCCAGCAGCGCCAGGGTGGCCAGGAAGGCCAGCACCACACCGGTGGCGGTGAAGCCGTGGGCGCCCCAGGCTTTGAGTCTGGCTACATGCAGGGTCGATATCACGGGCGGTTCTCCAAAAAGGTGAAACGGGGCAGCCGACAACGTAACGCCGTCGAGTCTGGCCGGGGAATGCAGGTATCGACCGGGAAGGGGGTAATAAGGTTCACCGCCCCGGTGTATCACTTAGCGTAGCAAGCGTCAGGCGTTTCGGCATCTGCCCTGACGGAACACCAAGGCTTTCAAACCGCTTTGCGGGTCAATATCAGGAAATTCCGGCGGGTTTTCCAGCCGCTCCACAAAGTGCAGGCCCGGTGCTTCGCGGGTGACGCCGTCAATCAGGAAGTCTTCACCGAAGGCCGGGTCGTTCATGCAGGCCAATACTGTGCCGTGCGCGGTGAGCAAATCCGGCAGGCGACGCAGCACGCGCTGATAGTCCTTGGTCAGCAAAAAACTGCCTTTCTGGAAGGACGGCGGGTCGATGATCACCAGATCATAAGGGCCGCTGTTGGTGACTTTTGCCCAGGACTTGAACAGGTCATGGCCCAGAAAGCTGACCTTGCTCAGGTCGTGACCGTTCAGGCGATGGTTGTCGCGGCCCCGGCTCAGGGCGCCACGGGCCATGTCGAGGTTCACGACGTGGTCGGCACCGCCTTCAATCGCCGCCACCGAGAACCCGCAAGTGTAGGCGAACAGGTTAAGCACGCGTTGCCCCTCGGCCTGCTCACGCACCCAGTTGCGGCCGTAGCGCATGTCGAGGAACAGCCCGCTGTTCTGTTTTTTACCCAGGTCGATCAGGTAACGCAGGCCGCCTTCGGTGATGGTCAGCTCATCCACGGCTTCACCGCACAGCCATTCGGTGGTGCTTTGCGGCAGGTAGCGGTGTTGCAAGGCGACGGTGTAAGCGCCGAACCCGGTTTGCAACAGGTGTTTCAGGGCGTCGAGCGGCGCAGGCTCGGGCTCCTTGAAGAGCGAGACCAGCACCACGCCTTGCAACCAGTCTACGGTCAACTGCTCCAGCCCCGGCCAGCAGCGACCACGGCCGTGAAACAGGCGGCGGGTTTCGGCCGGCGGGTTGGCCAGAACGGTGAGCAAGTGGGCGTGCAGGGTGGCGAGGGCGTCCGGGTTCATCGTTAAACGTCAGTCATTGAGCGGGCGGCATTTTAAACACAGTTGCGCACTGTGTGGGCATCGAAGCACAACGTGCTGGCGAAAAGACCTTTTGCAGTGATTCATGCTCAAATTCATGAAAACTGCGCCTGATATCAGGCAAAAAATCCTTTGGCACCGCCATAAACTGGAAAAAAAGCCCGGAGGTGCCCATGAACGGTTTCGCGAGTGCAGTGAATCAAACAGCAATGGACCAGGCAGAGCTGGACGAGTGGCGCGACGCCCTGGCATCGCTGGTGGCCAACGCCGGGCCAGCCAGGGCGCGGCAAATCCTCGACCTGCTGGCCCGCGAAGGTAGCGCGCCGCACATCGACTGGAAACCCCGCCACGGCACGCCTTATATCAATAGCATCAGCGTCGAGCAGCAACCGGCGTTTCCCGGTGACCTGGCCACCGAAGAGCGTCTGGCCTCGCTGGTGCGCTGGAATGCCCTGGCCATGGTGGTGCGCGCCAATCAGGCGTATGGCGAGCTCGGTGGGCATATCGCCAGTTACGCCAGTGCGGCGGATTTGTTCGAAGTGGGCTTTAACCACTTTTTCCGCGCCCGCAATGACAGCTTCGGCGGTGACCTGGTGTTCTATCAGCCGCATTCCGCGCCCGGTATTTATGCACGGGCGTTCCTCGAAGGGCGTCTGAGCGAGCAGGACCTTTCCCATTATCGCCAGGAAATCGGCGGGCCTCAGGTGGGCGCACGCGGTCTCTCCAGCTACCCGCACCCGTGGTTGATGCCGGACTTCTGGCAGTTCCCCACCGGCTCCATGGGCATTGGCCCGATCAGCTCGATTTTCCAGGCGCGCTTCATGCGTTACCTGCAACATCGCAACCTGCTGGACACTGCCGACCGCCACGTCTGGGGTGTGTTCGGCGACGGTGAAATGGACGAGCCGGAAAGCATGTCGGCCCTGACCCTGGCCGCCCGTGAGGGCCTGGACAACCTGACCTGGGTGGTCAACTGTAACCTGCAACGTCTCGACGGCCCGGTACGGGGCAACGGGCGGATCATCGACGAACTGGAAGCGCTGTTCGCCGGGGCCGGCTGGAACGTGATCAAGCTGGTGTGGGGTTCGGACTGGGATGCGTTGCTGGCCAAAGACGCCGACGGCTCGCTGGTCAACACCCTGTCGAACACCGTGGACGGTCAGTTCCAGACCTTTGCCGCCAAGGACGGAGCCTATAACCGTGAGCATTTCTTCGGCCAAAACGCGGCGCTGGCCAAGCTGGTCGAAGGCATGAGCGATGAGCAAATCGACCGCCTCAAGCGTGGCGGCCACGACATGATCAAGATCCACGCCGCCTACCACGCGGCGCGGCGGGTCAAGGGCAAGCCCACGGTGATCCTGGCCCAGACCAAGAAGGGCTTTGGCATGGGTGAGGCCGGGCAGGGCAAGATGACCACGCACCAGCAAAAGAAGCTCGACCGTGAAGCGCTGATTGCCTTCCGCAACCGCTTCCAGTTGCCGCTGAGCGATGAGCAGACCGAATCCCTGAGCTTCTTCAAACCCGCCGACGACAGCCAGGAGCTGCGTTACCTGCATAAAAGGCGTAACGCGCTGGGCGGTTATGTGCCGAGCCGCAGCCAGGTCGCCGCAACGGTGAGCGTGCCGCCTGTCACGGGCTACGCCGGTTTCGCCACCGCCGCTGACGGCAAGGAAATGTCCACCACCATGGCCTTTGTGCGCATGCTGACCAACCTGCTCAAGGACAAGGCGCTGGGCCCGCGCATCGTGCCGATTGTGGCGGACGAGGCGCGGACTTTCGGCATGGCCAACCTGTTCAAGCAGATCGGCATCTATTCCAGCGTCGGCCAGCGCTATGAGCCGGAAGACATCGGCTCGATTCTCAGCTATCGCGAAGCCACCGATGGGCAGATTCTTGAAGAAGGCATCAGTGAGGCCAGCGCCATCAGTTCCTGGGTCGCGGCGGCCACCAGTTATTCGGTGCACGGCCTGCGCATGTTGCCGTTCTACATCTATTACTCGATGTTTGGCTTCCAGCGGATCGGCGACCTGATCTGGGCCGCCGCCGACCAGCGCGCCCGGGGTTTCCTGCTGGGCGCGACGGCGGGGCGCACCACGCTGGGCGGCGAGGGCTTGCAGCATCAGGACGGCAGCAGCCACCTCACGGCCGCCACCGTGCCCAATTGCCGCGCCTACGATCCGGCATTCGCCGGCGAGTTTGCGGTGATCCTCGACCACGGCATGCGCCAGATGCTTGAACACGATGTGGATGAGTTCTACTACGTGACCCTGATGAACGAAAACTACCCGCAGCCAAGCCTGCCCGCGGGCGTTGAAGCGGCGGTCATCAAGGGTATGTATCGCCTCGAAGGCGTCGCCGACGCCAGGGTACGTCTGCTCGGCTCCGGCACCCTGGTGCGCGAAGCGCAAGCGGCAGCGCAGTTGCTCGCCGACGATTGGCAGGTGGCGAGCGAGGTGTTCAGCGTTACCAGCTTCAGCGAACTGGCGCGGGATGCGCGGGAGGTGGAGCGCTGGAATCGCCTGCACCCGCAGGAGGCGGCGCGCGTGAGCCATGTGAACGCCTGTCTGCCCCTGGGCGCGCCGGTGATCGCGGTGTCTGACTACGTGCGCGCGGTGCCGCAGATGATTGGTTCGTACATTGATTCCCGCTACACCGTGCTCGGCACCGACGGCTTCGGTCGCAGTGATACACGGGCGGCGTTGCGCGATTTCTTCGAGGTGGACCGCCATCACATCGTACTGGCGGCGCTGACGGCGTTGGTGGAGCAGGGGAGTTTGGCGCGGGAGGTGTGCCAGCAGGCAGTAGAGAAGTACGGCTTGCAGGCCGAGCGTGAACCGTCCTGGATCTTCTGAGCAACAGAGATCAAAGGTGGGAGCTGGCTTGCCTGCGATAGCGGTGGGTCAGCTACAGATGCATCGGATGACAGACCGCCATCGCCGGCAAGCCAGCTCCCACATGGGTTTTGTGGTGTGGCTTAGAAGGTGGCAATCAGGGCAGGGCCGAAAGCTTCCTTGAGGAAACCCGGGGCGATGTACCGCTCGTAATGCGCCTCCGACAACAGGAAAAACTCCCGGTCAATCGCATCGCGCAACTCCGCCAGGTGGCGCTCGCGAAACTCGGGCAGCAACGCCAGGCCATAAGCATCCAGTTTGGATATCACCCGTGCACCCCGTGCGATCAACTGATAAGCCCAGCAGTACGGCGACTGATGCGGCACAAAGCGAATTTTGCGGGCTTCCAGTTGCTGGCGTAGCAGGTGCGGATCAAACACTTCCAGCTTGCTCGCCATCACCTGTACCAGCAATTGCTCCAGGCGCAGCCACACGGCTTGTTTCTCTTCGGCGTTGTAGCCATTCCACTGGATCACTTCATGGTGATAGCGCTTGCAACCGCGGCACACCAGGTCACCGTAAACGGTGGAGCACAGGCCGACGCAGGGGGTCTTGATGGTTTGATTAGGCATAAAAAGCATCGTCAGGTGAAACAACACGGCCCCGGTGGGGGCTTTTCGAAGGCTTTGACACATTCCTGAAGCGCTAGTCTGAGTTTTTTTGACCCGGGTGTCACCCGTGCCGGCACGATTGCGTGCAGAGCAATGCTGCCAGGCCGAGCCGCCGGGCCGTACGCGTTTATTGATTGGATACTGAAATAAAAACCGAACTTATGGTTATTAGGCGCAATGCCATTAATGGCCTGAGGCTAGCAGTTAAAGGGCATAACCGCAGGAACTGTCGCAAATGTCGCCCTTTTGATTAGCCCTTAAAAAAATAAAAAACTTGTACGACAAGAGCCTTGATTTCACTGGTACAGACGAGTATTTTTTCCTACAGATTGTTACCAGGGAGGCTTTTAAACAATAAATATGACAAGACTAAAAGCACACATCGACATATGACCTCAAACGGTTGAAAGACGCGATACGCAAGCGTTGGCTTGCGCGTCTTCAAGTGCAAAAAAGTATTGGGTCGCCGCATTAACATGCTCGGCGTCTGCGTTATTCAGCGCTCTGTTATTTATGGCGAACGTTTAGCGTCGTCCAAGTAGTCTTTTTGAATACGTGATCATCCATGCATCTACATTGGTTTGGAGAGTATTGCTATGCCTGCCGGAGCGATATTTATATCATTTGATGCTGTCGCGGTATCGGGAATTACTGTTGAGGCACTGAAGATCGCCAAGGGTTTTGATCAGAAGGGTGTCCGGCTTTATCTCGATCTGGGGTATGACATCAAGTTGGACAAGGGCAACTTCAACAAGCCTTATAGTTACGAAATAGACCTGTACAAAGACCTCTTCACGTTGGTGCGAATCGAGAATATCGACGCCACGCCTCATTACAACGTCGACTTCATCGAGCATTCCCACGCGGTGCTGATCGCCGAGAAAACACCCGCCTCCGCCGACGAAAAAGACCGGCTTGCCAGTGCCATACGTGTTTCGGCGCAGGCCCTGGCCCAGCGCATCATCCAGCAATGGGATGCCTTGAATATCCGCTACGTCATCGTCGAAAACGGCACGCTGCCCGAAAACATCATTTATACCCAGGCGCTTTATCTGGCGATCGAGGCCTACGGCAACCAGCAGGGTCTGGGTAACTTCGTGATCTGGCGTGACCACGATTTAATGTGGAGCAGCGAAAAAAGTGCCATGAAATACGGGCCGGAGCCCTATACCCACGCGGTCAAACCGGTGCGCTCGCGGCACATCTCCTATGTGACACTCAATAACGATTTGAAAAACCGGCTCGAAGCCTGGTGCGACCATGAAGTGGAAGTCAAGGTGCGCAAAAACACCTATGACTTCAGTGGGCAGAAGCACTACACCAACATCAAGGAGCGTCTGGATATCCGGGACACCGATATCCTGATTGCCCGCACCACCCGGATCATTCCGCAAAAACGCCAGGACCGGGATATCTACCTGGTGCAGAAGCTTAACCAGCGCTTCGCCAACAGCGGCAGCCCGCGCCGGGTGTATCTGGCGGTGGCAGGTGATCCTGAAGAACACCCGGCGTTCTTCGCTGCGTTGAACGCACAGGTTAAGGAACTGCACGTCGAAGCCTACGTCAAGTTTATCGGTTCGTTATCCCATGACCTGATTCGCTCGAATAAATCCGACATCAGTATTGAAGACCTTTATTACTCCTGCGACCTGGTGTCTTTTTTAACATCCTGGGGGTATGACAGTTACGGTAATCCCGTCGGTGAAGCCATCAGTAGTCGTCGCTGTTATATCGCAACACGGTATGAATATTATCAGGAGGTGTACGGCCAACACGGTTTTGAAGCGCCCATCATGTCGATTACTGAAGAACAGGACGGGCTGCCGGATGATGGTTTTATCGACGAAGTTTACCAATTGTTGAATAACAGGTTGCTGATGGAGAAAGTGGCGCGCCGCAACTTCTCGATCGGGCGGCGGGCACTCGCCAATAACGTAATGGGCATGTTGGACTTGAATTCTTCCGGAGAAAGTATGCGTGATTCCGTGTTTGTCTCGGTGGTGCTGCCGCTTTATAACGAAAGCGACCGCATAGAAAGTGTGCTGGACTCTTTGTTCAATCAAAAAACAGAGGCGGGCCTGATAAGCCATGCCACGTATGAGTTGATCTTCGTCGACAATAACTCGACGGACGACTCCATCCAGAAAATCAATGCATTCAAGGCCAATAACCCCTCACTTGATATTTTTGTGATTGAGGAAACCACCCAGGGGGTTTCATCCGCCCGTAAACGCGGCATGGATTACGCCTCCGTGCGCTCGCGAAACCGCGACATACGGCTCGGTGAAGAGAACAAGCACTACATCGTCTCGGCGGATGCCGATTGCACCGTAGACCCTTATTGGCTGCATGCGTTGATCCTGAAAATGATCGAGGAC from Pseudomonas tolaasii NCPPB 2192 includes the following:
- a CDS encoding class I SAM-dependent methyltransferase, giving the protein MNPDALATLHAHLLTVLANPPAETRRLFHGRGRCWPGLEQLTVDWLQGVVLVSLFKEPEPAPLDALKHLLQTGFGAYTVALQHRYLPQSTTEWLCGEAVDELTITEGGLRYLIDLGKKQNSGLFLDMRYGRNWVREQAEGQRVLNLFAYTCGFSVAAIEGGADHVVNLDMARGALSRGRDNHRLNGHDLSKVSFLGHDLFKSWAKVTNSGPYDLVIIDPPSFQKGSFLLTKDYQRVLRRLPDLLTAHGTVLACMNDPAFGEDFLIDGVTREAPGLHFVERLENPPEFPDIDPQSGLKALVFRQGRCRNA
- a CDS encoding DUF1289 domain-containing protein; protein product: MPNQTIKTPCVGLCSTVYGDLVCRGCKRYHHEVIQWNGYNAEEKQAVWLRLEQLLVQVMASKLEVFDPHLLRQQLEARKIRFVPHQSPYCWAYQLIARGARVISKLDAYGLALLPEFRERHLAELRDAIDREFFLLSEAHYERYIAPGFLKEAFGPALIATF
- a CDS encoding glycosyltransferase, which translates into the protein MPAGAIFISFDAVAVSGITVEALKIAKGFDQKGVRLYLDLGYDIKLDKGNFNKPYSYEIDLYKDLFTLVRIENIDATPHYNVDFIEHSHAVLIAEKTPASADEKDRLASAIRVSAQALAQRIIQQWDALNIRYVIVENGTLPENIIYTQALYLAIEAYGNQQGLGNFVIWRDHDLMWSSEKSAMKYGPEPYTHAVKPVRSRHISYVTLNNDLKNRLEAWCDHEVEVKVRKNTYDFSGQKHYTNIKERLDIRDTDILIARTTRIIPQKRQDRDIYLVQKLNQRFANSGSPRRVYLAVAGDPEEHPAFFAALNAQVKELHVEAYVKFIGSLSHDLIRSNKSDISIEDLYYSCDLVSFLTSWGYDSYGNPVGEAISSRRCYIATRYEYYQEVYGQHGFEAPIMSITEEQDGLPDDGFIDEVYQLLNNRLLMEKVARRNFSIGRRALANNVMGMLDLNSSGESMRDSVFVSVVLPLYNESDRIESVLDSLFNQKTEAGLISHATYELIFVDNNSTDDSIQKINAFKANNPSLDIFVIEETTQGVSSARKRGMDYASVRSRNRDIRLGEENKHYIVSADADCTVDPYWLHALILKMIEDNGDLGTCNYYYNESAFVNRPNLYNEIQKTLRCREVSFSLFGGFPDGKGFAVERGLYDKVGGIEIFYQLDKGRFVEHLSDDWDFGIRVIAWGGKPVYAHNSRIEINSRRVDTILDEVITGNAYGQDGIIIMKDVRPDVEQQIPTLSDTTPEQSVQAWHYSIKDFVPKNIALPALLNPQILLENPAVRDFFGGPVADRMYQRIHEIKHSSRVIDFKPIHAYKTPSYRLYFEFRDEIFSALRRAVGEDIGYAPPLPECFETVKDEDFERFVYYFAEDRESGEAHNYFANGGVF
- the pcsA gene encoding phosphatidylcholine synthase: MISTLHVARLKAWGAHGFTATGVVLAFLATLALLENSPKACLLWLGLALVVDGVDGSLARRVNVSTVLPSFDGSVLDLVIDYLTYVFIPALFIYRYIDLPDFTHLFTVSVILVSSLFCFCNVNMKSKDNYFVGFPAAWNVVALCVYIIQPEAWVTLATVIGLALLTVTPMKFLHPFRVKRFMPINIAVTTIWLLCSFLMVVDYPNTNPWTFGLWSLMSAYFLGICVWRTALEWLGTHK
- the mdeB gene encoding alpha-ketoglutarate dehydrogenase codes for the protein MNGFASAVNQTAMDQAELDEWRDALASLVANAGPARARQILDLLAREGSAPHIDWKPRHGTPYINSISVEQQPAFPGDLATEERLASLVRWNALAMVVRANQAYGELGGHIASYASAADLFEVGFNHFFRARNDSFGGDLVFYQPHSAPGIYARAFLEGRLSEQDLSHYRQEIGGPQVGARGLSSYPHPWLMPDFWQFPTGSMGIGPISSIFQARFMRYLQHRNLLDTADRHVWGVFGDGEMDEPESMSALTLAAREGLDNLTWVVNCNLQRLDGPVRGNGRIIDELEALFAGAGWNVIKLVWGSDWDALLAKDADGSLVNTLSNTVDGQFQTFAAKDGAYNREHFFGQNAALAKLVEGMSDEQIDRLKRGGHDMIKIHAAYHAARRVKGKPTVILAQTKKGFGMGEAGQGKMTTHQQKKLDREALIAFRNRFQLPLSDEQTESLSFFKPADDSQELRYLHKRRNALGGYVPSRSQVAATVSVPPVTGYAGFATAADGKEMSTTMAFVRMLTNLLKDKALGPRIVPIVADEARTFGMANLFKQIGIYSSVGQRYEPEDIGSILSYREATDGQILEEGISEASAISSWVAAATSYSVHGLRMLPFYIYYSMFGFQRIGDLIWAAADQRARGFLLGATAGRTTLGGEGLQHQDGSSHLTAATVPNCRAYDPAFAGEFAVILDHGMRQMLEHDVDEFYYVTLMNENYPQPSLPAGVEAAVIKGMYRLEGVADARVRLLGSGTLVREAQAAAQLLADDWQVASEVFSVTSFSELARDAREVERWNRLHPQEAARVSHVNACLPLGAPVIAVSDYVRAVPQMIGSYIDSRYTVLGTDGFGRSDTRAALRDFFEVDRHHIVLAALTALVEQGSLAREVCQQAVEKYGLQAEREPSWIF